In one Sphingobacterium daejeonense genomic region, the following are encoded:
- a CDS encoding DUF4861 domain-containing protein has product MKKIWLTILTIAVAAQGYAQKYIQISNPTNHTRNELISIPYDRFTSHFLMDSIFTIKDEKGKILPHQLEKLGAVHPVNVLVLVNIGPKSKLKLSVEQTASPNTESKTFARYVPERFDDFAWENDVLAFRMYGKALEGRPDDAQGMDVWAKRTDQLVIDKWYKTEDYHKDHGEGLDYYSVGQTLGAGDIGLFINDSLMYTKHYRRYKILDNGPLRTTFLLEFDPENVEGQHITFSKMFSLDAGSNFNKITLKI; this is encoded by the coding sequence ATGAAAAAGATTTGGCTAACCATACTGACTATAGCTGTTGCTGCACAAGGATACGCTCAGAAATATATTCAAATAAGCAACCCAACAAACCATACTAGAAATGAATTGATTTCTATTCCTTATGATAGGTTTACATCGCATTTTCTCATGGATAGTATTTTTACTATAAAAGATGAAAAAGGCAAGATCCTCCCTCATCAGTTGGAGAAATTGGGAGCTGTACATCCAGTCAATGTGCTTGTTTTAGTCAATATTGGACCTAAATCTAAACTCAAGCTTTCAGTAGAGCAAACAGCAAGCCCAAACACTGAATCCAAAACCTTTGCTCGATATGTACCAGAAAGGTTCGATGATTTCGCATGGGAAAACGATGTTCTTGCTTTCAGAATGTATGGTAAGGCCCTCGAAGGAAGACCCGATGATGCTCAAGGAATGGATGTATGGGCAAAGAGAACGGATCAATTAGTCATTGACAAGTGGTATAAAACAGAAGATTACCATAAAGATCATGGTGAAGGACTGGATTATTATTCGGTAGGGCAGACTCTGGGAGCTGGTGATATAGGTCTATTTATCAATGACTCATTGATGTATACCAAACATTATCGTAGGTATAAAATCTTAGATAATGGGCCATTAAGAACGACTTTTCTGTTAGAATTCGATCCTGAAAATGTGGAGGGACAACATATTACCTTCAGTAAAATGTTCAGTTTGGACGCAGGAAGTAACTTTAATAAAATCACCCTAAAAATTTGA
- a CDS encoding TonB-dependent receptor, whose product MNSVFGNFSFGYKDFLFADFGWRNDWSSTLPKENSSYFYPSVTGSLVFSQLVKADWLNFGKLRAGWSQVGNDTDPYRLRDIYLNTTYANTTYIGNPYFLKSLSKMNEELRPESKKSYEFGVEMQMFQNRVGIDVTYYNETTTDLIMNVQTGPETGYNAKFMNAGKMNNQGIEAMLTLVPVRHEDYEWTSNINFSRNRNKLIELYDDIQTLTIGTAPFNASLIAMVDQPYGQIYTTDIIRDSNGTPVVGANGLYLGTDVRNLGTILPDFNAGWRNSFRYKAFNLSALIDIQKGGKFYSISNMFGSYTGVLEETAANGIREEGIIVDGVTGDVTRNPDGTYTVTNTAKNETRVDAETYFNHFYGGPTSQNVFDADYVKLREITFGYDLPTTFTSKLRIKNATISAFARNLAAWGLANKNFDPEMATTGSGNIQGFEGGNLPASKTFGLNLKLQF is encoded by the coding sequence GTGAATTCCGTATTCGGTAATTTCTCTTTTGGTTACAAAGATTTCTTATTTGCAGATTTTGGATGGAGAAATGATTGGTCATCTACCCTACCAAAAGAAAACTCATCATATTTCTATCCTTCTGTAACCGGTTCCTTGGTTTTCTCTCAATTGGTTAAAGCAGATTGGTTAAACTTTGGTAAGTTACGTGCAGGATGGTCACAAGTAGGTAATGATACAGATCCTTATCGTTTGAGAGATATCTATTTAAACACGACTTATGCCAACACAACTTATATTGGAAATCCTTATTTCCTTAAGAGTTTAAGTAAAATGAATGAGGAATTAAGACCAGAATCTAAAAAGTCTTATGAATTTGGTGTTGAGATGCAAATGTTCCAGAATAGAGTTGGAATTGATGTAACCTATTACAATGAGACTACCACTGACCTTATCATGAATGTTCAAACCGGTCCAGAAACTGGTTATAATGCGAAGTTTATGAATGCTGGAAAAATGAACAATCAAGGTATTGAAGCTATGCTTACCTTGGTTCCAGTAAGACATGAAGATTATGAGTGGACATCAAACATCAATTTTTCAAGAAACAGAAATAAATTGATTGAATTATATGATGATATCCAAACTCTAACAATCGGAACAGCTCCATTTAATGCAAGTTTAATTGCGATGGTTGATCAACCATATGGACAAATATATACGACTGATATTATCCGTGATTCAAATGGAACTCCAGTAGTGGGAGCAAATGGTCTTTATCTAGGTACAGATGTTAGAAACTTAGGTACGATATTACCTGATTTCAATGCCGGTTGGAGAAACAGCTTTAGATATAAAGCATTTAATCTTAGTGCATTGATCGATATTCAAAAAGGAGGTAAATTCTATTCTATCTCAAATATGTTTGGTAGCTACACTGGTGTTTTGGAAGAAACCGCTGCAAACGGTATCCGTGAGGAGGGAATTATTGTTGATGGTGTAACTGGTGATGTTACTCGTAATCCTGATGGAACTTATACTGTAACGAATACTGCGAAGAACGAAACAAGAGTTGATGCTGAAACCTACTTCAATCATTTCTATGGCGGTCCTACTTCTCAGAACGTTTTTGATGCTGATTATGTTAAGCTTCGTGAAATTACTTTTGGTTACGATCTTCCAACAACTTTCACAAGTAAATTAAGGATCAAGAATGCAACTATTTCTGCTTTCGCTAGAAACTTAGCAGCATGGGGATTGGCAAATAAAAACTTCGATCCAGAAATGGCAACTACAGGTAGTGGAAATATTCAAGGTTTTGAAGGCGGTAACTTACCGGCATCTAAAACTTTTGGATTGAACTTAAAATTACAGTTTTAA
- a CDS encoding LacI family DNA-binding transcriptional regulator: MSIITLKELAAKLGLSVSTVSKALNNSFEISDETKIRVRKMAQKYNYKPNILAKSLKTGRSNSIGVIIPYLGNPFQSQVLEGAHQAAYEGNYKLVFMQSRENAKLEQESLKTLNQQNVDGVIITPSANSNLKYLKQFHQICPLVLVDRIDFDLPTFKIGVNSEKGAYDATQHLINSGRKNILVLCGMNIGINQKRISGYNKALMANFIPFNKENIIQVDYGQSREDLIKNLTQILKDKLNQNSEPMGILGTTDTLTVSCLGILSNLGIKVPEQVSVIGFANTEAAESLNPSLSTIIQPAFEIGQKGVEKLIQLIESKDRFKMDFDTTILDTFIVARNSTKV, encoded by the coding sequence ATGAGCATCATTACATTAAAAGAATTGGCGGCAAAATTGGGTCTATCGGTGTCTACCGTATCAAAAGCTTTGAACAATAGCTTTGAAATTAGTGATGAAACCAAAATTAGGGTCAGAAAAATGGCTCAAAAATATAATTATAAACCTAATATATTGGCGAAAAGCCTTAAAACTGGCCGTAGCAATTCAATTGGAGTTATCATTCCTTACTTAGGAAATCCATTTCAGTCCCAGGTCTTGGAAGGAGCTCACCAAGCTGCCTATGAAGGAAATTACAAACTTGTCTTTATGCAAAGCCGAGAGAATGCGAAGCTCGAACAAGAATCTTTAAAAACTTTGAACCAACAAAACGTAGACGGCGTAATTATCACTCCTTCTGCAAACAGCAATCTCAAATATCTAAAACAATTTCATCAAATCTGTCCCCTAGTCCTCGTCGATAGAATAGATTTTGATTTGCCGACTTTTAAAATTGGTGTGAACAGTGAAAAAGGTGCTTATGATGCCACTCAGCATTTAATCAATTCAGGGCGTAAGAACATTTTAGTGCTCTGCGGAATGAATATTGGAATCAACCAAAAAAGAATTTCCGGATATAATAAAGCTTTGATGGCTAATTTTATACCTTTTAATAAAGAAAATATAATCCAGGTCGATTATGGCCAATCAAGAGAAGATTTAATTAAAAACCTAACTCAAATTTTAAAGGATAAATTAAATCAAAATTCTGAACCTATGGGAATATTAGGTACAACAGATACCCTGACGGTTTCTTGCCTCGGAATTCTATCAAACCTAGGGATAAAAGTGCCGGAACAAGTATCTGTTATCGGCTTTGCAAATACCGAGGCTGCAGAGTCCTTAAATCCATCCTTATCCACAATTATCCAACCTGCTTTTGAAATTGGACAGAAAGGGGTTGAAAAATTAATTCAACTCATTGAATCTAAGGATAGGTTCAAAATGGATTTTGACACAACTATCCTAGATACATTTATCGTTGCCCGAAACTCTACTAAAGTTTGA
- a CDS encoding carboxypeptidase-like regulatory domain-containing protein translates to MKQKVLSILVLCVLLVGVTYAQNREITGKVTSSSDGSPIAGVSVTAVGTTVGTQTDEGGNYTLTLTEPTTELSFSYIGYSSQRVSISNQTVINVQLVRNDEALDEVVVTALGISRDKKSLGYASQEVKGDVLNAARGGNPLQSLSGNVAGAVINAPSSSLGGSTRIVLRGIGSLTGENKPLIVVDGIPMDNSNYNNPNTDRGAGGRDYGDTGFDINPDEIESVNVLKGGPASALYGARAANGVVLIKTKKR, encoded by the coding sequence ATGAAACAAAAAGTACTTAGTATTTTGGTGCTATGTGTGCTCTTGGTTGGAGTCACTTATGCGCAAAATCGAGAAATTACTGGGAAAGTCACCTCCTCAAGTGACGGCAGCCCTATTGCAGGGGTTTCAGTAACCGCAGTTGGGACAACTGTAGGAACACAGACCGATGAAGGTGGTAATTACACCCTCACCTTAACCGAACCAACAACAGAACTTTCATTCTCTTACATCGGTTACAGCTCACAACGAGTTTCCATTTCCAATCAAACCGTTATTAATGTACAATTAGTACGAAATGATGAAGCCTTAGATGAAGTTGTGGTAACAGCATTAGGTATTTCAAGAGATAAAAAATCCTTGGGATATGCTTCACAGGAGGTAAAAGGAGATGTATTAAATGCTGCAAGAGGCGGAAATCCATTGCAATCATTATCAGGAAATGTAGCCGGTGCGGTAATTAATGCTCCATCTTCGAGTTTAGGTGGATCTACACGTATCGTCCTTAGAGGTATTGGATCCCTAACAGGTGAAAACAAACCATTGATTGTTGTTGATGGAATTCCGATGGACAACTCCAATTACAATAATCCAAATACTGACCGTGGTGCAGGTGGTAGGGATTATGGTGATACAGGATTTGACATCAACCCAGATGAAATTGAGTCTGTAAACGTTCTTAAAGGTGGTCCGGCATCGGCGCTATATGGAGCACGCGCAGCGAACGGTGTTGTGTTAATCAAAACAAAAAAACGCTAA
- a CDS encoding MFS transporter → MTDQKASKYRWTICALLFFATTINYLDRQVLSLTWKDFISPEFHWTNNDYGLITALFSIFYAVGMLFAGRFIDWMDTKKGFLWAIAVWSVGAILHAFCGIATSGIVAGEWFVDFEGAKEAIKNVHDFSRVINVSVVLFIFARFVLAIGEAGNFPAAIKTTAEYFPKKDRAFATSIFNAGSTIGALIAPLCIPVIAKYWGWEMSFIIIGALGFVWMGYWIFMYDKPESHPKVNQAELEYIQQDDIIEAQQHDVTIPLTQGKVSILNCLKHNQTWAFAVGKFMTDGVWWFYLFWMPAYLSSVYGVKSSDLNGQLALFVLYSITMLSLIGGWLPSYFINKGMNAYAGRMRAMLIFAFFPLLVLLAQPFGHYSFWIPTILIGIGAAAHQSWSANIFSTIGDMFPKKAIATVTGIGGLAGGLGSFFINIYSGKLFDYAETHWSEVNGENLLSRFPEIANVETRNAFFEQNGVANIEEFLKQLSSQGETVANGIDQGYMIVFTFCALAYLIAWIIMKILVPKMKPVKL, encoded by the coding sequence ATGACTGACCAAAAAGCCAGCAAATATAGATGGACTATATGTGCCCTCCTATTTTTCGCAACGACCATTAATTACTTGGACAGGCAAGTACTATCCTTAACGTGGAAAGATTTTATTTCTCCAGAATTCCACTGGACGAATAATGATTATGGTTTGATCACTGCCCTATTCTCGATTTTCTATGCTGTTGGGATGTTGTTTGCCGGTCGATTTATTGATTGGATGGACACAAAAAAAGGTTTTCTATGGGCGATTGCTGTTTGGTCAGTTGGAGCCATCCTCCATGCATTCTGTGGAATAGCTACATCAGGCATTGTCGCAGGAGAATGGTTTGTTGATTTTGAAGGGGCAAAGGAAGCCATAAAAAACGTTCATGATTTTTCTAGGGTTATCAATGTCAGTGTTGTCTTATTTATTTTTGCTCGATTTGTTTTAGCCATAGGTGAGGCTGGAAACTTCCCAGCAGCGATCAAAACAACTGCGGAGTACTTCCCTAAAAAAGACAGAGCGTTTGCCACAAGTATATTTAATGCCGGTTCTACTATTGGTGCATTGATTGCTCCATTGTGTATTCCTGTCATTGCTAAATACTGGGGTTGGGAAATGTCATTTATTATAATTGGAGCATTGGGATTTGTATGGATGGGATATTGGATTTTCATGTACGATAAACCGGAGTCGCATCCGAAGGTAAACCAGGCGGAATTGGAATATATCCAGCAAGATGACATCATCGAAGCACAACAACACGATGTTACAATACCTTTGACGCAAGGAAAGGTGAGTATACTCAACTGCTTAAAACATAATCAAACTTGGGCATTTGCAGTAGGTAAATTTATGACCGACGGAGTTTGGTGGTTTTATTTATTTTGGATGCCCGCATATTTAAGCTCTGTTTATGGAGTTAAGTCTTCCGACTTAAATGGTCAATTAGCTTTGTTTGTGCTATATAGCATTACGATGCTTTCCTTGATTGGCGGTTGGTTACCTTCATATTTCATCAACAAAGGCATGAATGCATATGCGGGGAGAATGCGTGCGATGTTGATATTTGCATTTTTCCCATTATTGGTTCTATTGGCTCAGCCATTTGGGCATTATTCTTTTTGGATTCCAACAATCTTGATCGGTATTGGTGCTGCTGCACATCAATCTTGGTCAGCCAATATATTCTCTACGATTGGAGATATGTTTCCCAAAAAGGCAATTGCTACTGTAACGGGCATAGGAGGATTAGCTGGAGGACTAGGTTCATTTTTCATCAATATCTATTCTGGAAAGTTATTTGATTATGCTGAGACACATTGGAGCGAGGTAAATGGCGAAAATCTGCTGAGCAGATTTCCTGAAATAGCTAACGTAGAAACTAGGAATGCTTTTTTTGAGCAAAATGGTGTTGCCAATATCGAAGAGTTCCTGAAGCAACTTTCTTCTCAGGGTGAAACCGTAGCCAATGGTATAGATCAAGGATACATGATTGTATTTACCTTTTGTGCTTTGGCTTATTTAATCGCATGGATTATCATGAAGATTTTGGTTCCTAAAATGAAACCCGTCAAACTTTAG
- a CDS encoding SusD/RagB family nutrient-binding outer membrane lipoprotein: protein MKNIKAILLSSVIGISTMSMVSCTKDLAEINVNPNNPEIVPTNTIFNGANRFLFDNTRDGWWMARMSMPWMQYSAQNNYVEEDKYQYRANQTNNGWAALYRAASNYKDVIDKCETPELVAQMEALGSIPNQIAASRIMLAYVFDNLVTHFGDIPYWSYGQKDNPDFQALNIEEYLAPAYVSQEEVYKDLLKELKEAAAQLEVGKDVFTDGDNIYGGDAGQWKKFANSLRLRIANRIKAVYPAANAEIQDAINSGVFTSNADNAIHASGTSDAEGNPFWKTFYVGKRNDFWPNSSFINLLKGTTGGFGFDPRLYKIAAPKNITFPEYNAGYEDSPDMKLYTGMPYGLPKVEAYFTVEANLNFFAKDILKVDRGEVLMEYSEVAFILSEINNWNQADYIKGVRANMERQNIDAAAIDKYVAALPAANQKNVMTQKYITLFFNPDEAWNEFRRTGYPDSDILLMPGETGRRPNDNSTYVFTPLQSGNVVATRLPDRVRYPTNQQTLNPENWKKAAAELGGDEIDKKLYFAKK, encoded by the coding sequence ATGAAAAATATAAAAGCAATTTTACTTTCTTCTGTAATCGGGATTTCCACAATGAGTATGGTATCCTGTACAAAAGATTTAGCTGAAATAAATGTGAACCCCAATAATCCAGAAATTGTACCTACAAATACAATTTTTAATGGGGCAAACAGATTTTTATTCGACAATACCCGTGATGGTTGGTGGATGGCAAGAATGTCAATGCCATGGATGCAATATTCAGCACAGAACAACTATGTTGAAGAAGATAAATACCAATATAGGGCCAATCAAACGAACAATGGCTGGGCAGCTTTGTATCGTGCAGCTAGTAACTACAAAGATGTGATTGATAAATGTGAGACGCCAGAATTAGTAGCTCAAATGGAAGCTTTGGGTAGTATTCCCAACCAAATTGCAGCTTCTAGGATTATGTTGGCTTATGTTTTCGACAACTTGGTTACCCACTTTGGGGATATTCCTTACTGGTCATACGGACAAAAAGATAATCCTGATTTTCAAGCATTAAACATTGAGGAATATCTTGCCCCTGCTTATGTATCTCAAGAAGAAGTTTATAAAGACTTATTGAAGGAATTGAAAGAGGCAGCTGCACAATTGGAGGTAGGAAAAGATGTATTCACAGATGGAGACAATATCTACGGTGGTGATGCTGGTCAATGGAAAAAGTTTGCAAATTCTTTGAGATTAAGAATCGCAAATAGAATAAAGGCCGTTTACCCTGCGGCAAATGCTGAGATCCAAGATGCAATAAATTCGGGTGTCTTCACTTCAAATGCAGACAATGCAATACATGCTTCTGGAACCTCAGATGCAGAAGGAAATCCATTTTGGAAGACTTTCTATGTAGGCAAAAGAAATGACTTCTGGCCAAATAGTTCCTTTATAAATTTACTAAAAGGTACAACAGGCGGATTTGGATTTGACCCAAGATTATATAAAATCGCAGCTCCTAAGAATATCACATTCCCTGAATACAATGCAGGATATGAGGATTCTCCTGATATGAAGTTATATACAGGGATGCCTTACGGGTTGCCAAAAGTTGAGGCATACTTTACTGTCGAAGCTAACTTGAACTTCTTTGCAAAAGATATCCTAAAAGTGGATAGAGGTGAAGTATTGATGGAGTATTCAGAAGTTGCATTTATTCTAAGTGAAATTAATAATTGGAACCAAGCTGATTACATTAAAGGGGTTAGAGCAAATATGGAACGTCAGAATATTGATGCTGCAGCCATAGATAAATATGTAGCTGCTTTACCTGCTGCAAATCAAAAAAATGTGATGACTCAGAAATACATCACTTTATTCTTCAATCCTGATGAAGCCTGGAATGAGTTTAGAAGAACAGGATATCCAGATTCTGACATTCTGTTAATGCCAGGAGAAACTGGACGTAGGCCAAATGATAATTCAACTTATGTGTTTACTCCGCTACAATCAGGAAACGTTGTTGCAACACGCCTTCCTGATCGTGTAAGGTATCCGACAAACCAACAGACGCTAAATCCTGAAAACTGGAAAAAAGCAGCTGCTGAATTAGGCGGTGATGAAATCGACAAAAAACTATATTTCGCTAAGAAATAA
- the kduI gene encoding 5-dehydro-4-deoxy-D-glucuronate isomerase — MELTFDSRYAIGPNESKNLDTEGLRKNFLIEKLFLRDGIHFTYSHYDRYMAGGAMPVNEKLKLETIEHLLKEDYFLSRRELGIINVGGNGKVEVDGELFELNFKETLYIGKGNKEVYFISNDPSNPSKFYMNSTPAHHSYPTKKVTKEQANKIELGSLETSNHRVINQMLLHTVIETCQLQMGMTELQVGSVWNTMPAHTHDRRMEVYFYFDLPEGQSVSHFMGPVNQTRHIWMQNEQAVISPPWSIHAGAGTSNYTFIWGMAGENMDYDDMDKSPITELR; from the coding sequence ATGGAATTAACCTTTGATAGTCGATACGCAATCGGACCTAATGAATCAAAAAACCTAGATACTGAAGGTTTAAGAAAAAACTTCCTAATCGAAAAATTATTTTTGAGAGATGGTATTCACTTTACCTATAGCCATTATGACCGCTATATGGCTGGTGGAGCTATGCCTGTCAACGAAAAACTAAAACTGGAAACTATTGAACATCTTTTGAAGGAAGATTATTTCTTGAGCAGAAGAGAACTTGGAATTATCAATGTTGGTGGAAATGGTAAAGTAGAGGTTGATGGTGAACTATTCGAACTCAATTTTAAGGAAACCCTATACATTGGTAAAGGGAATAAAGAAGTATATTTCATTAGTAATGACCCTTCTAATCCGTCAAAATTCTATATGAATTCGACCCCAGCGCATCATTCATATCCTACAAAGAAGGTAACTAAAGAACAGGCGAATAAAATTGAACTTGGATCATTGGAAACCTCAAATCATAGAGTTATCAATCAGATGTTGCTACATACAGTTATTGAAACCTGTCAATTGCAGATGGGCATGACAGAGCTGCAAGTAGGTTCAGTATGGAATACCATGCCTGCCCATACCCATGACCGCAGAATGGAAGTTTATTTTTATTTTGATCTGCCTGAAGGTCAATCTGTTTCTCATTTCATGGGTCCCGTAAATCAAACCCGCCATATTTGGATGCAAAATGAACAAGCTGTAATTTCTCCACCTTGGTCAATCCATGCCGGGGCAGGGACAAGCAATTATACGTTCATATGGGGAATGGCAGGTGAAAATATGGACTATGATGATATGGACAAAAGTCCAATAACAGAACTTAGGTAA